The Candidatus Methanomethylophilaceae archaeon genome contains a region encoding:
- a CDS encoding ATP/GTP-binding protein, whose amino-acid sequence MKNVFFVGTAGSGKSTLVGAYKRWLDSNGVDSIIVNMDPGADTLPYDPDIDIREWLNLEEVMSEYQLGPNGAQIVAADLMSVNINKMTAIFAEYDVDYVLVDTPGQLELFAFRESSEITVKAFGKDDSMLVYLSDPALCRTPNGFISAMTLGALVQFRLQLPMLNLLSKSDTLSDDEEQRMLDWYSNSDALYGDLLDADSQPQTVVGMELFKAMENMGVFGEMRSVSAQAEIGLEEIYGASQLMFFGGEDNERE is encoded by the coding sequence ATGAAAAACGTGTTTTTCGTGGGGACCGCGGGAAGCGGCAAGAGCACTTTGGTCGGAGCGTACAAGCGGTGGCTGGATTCGAACGGCGTGGATTCGATCATCGTCAACATGGATCCCGGGGCGGATACGCTGCCTTACGATCCAGACATCGACATACGGGAATGGCTGAACCTCGAGGAGGTCATGAGCGAATATCAGCTCGGTCCGAACGGCGCCCAGATAGTCGCCGCCGACCTGATGTCGGTCAACATCAACAAAATGACCGCGATATTCGCCGAGTACGACGTCGATTACGTTCTGGTCGATACCCCTGGGCAGCTGGAGCTCTTCGCTTTCAGGGAATCCTCAGAAATCACCGTGAAGGCCTTCGGTAAAGACGATTCCATGCTCGTGTATCTGTCCGATCCTGCCCTCTGCAGAACGCCGAACGGTTTCATCTCGGCTATGACCCTCGGAGCTTTGGTGCAGTTCAGGCTTCAGCTCCCGATGCTCAATCTGCTGTCCAAGAGCGACACCCTGTCGGACGACGAGGAGCAGAGGATGCTTGACTGGTATTCCAATTCCGATGCTCTGTACGGGGACCTTCTGGACGCGGATTCGCAGCCACAGACCGTCGTCGGCATGGAGCTGTTCAAAGCCATGGAGAATATGGGCGTCTTCGGCGAGATGCGCTCCGTGTCCGCCCAGGCTGAGATCGGCCTGGAGGAGATCTACGGCGCGAGCCAGCTGATGTTCTTCGGCGGAGAGGACAACGAGAGAGAATGA